Proteins encoded in a region of the Lycium ferocissimum isolate CSIRO_LF1 unplaced genomic scaffold, AGI_CSIRO_Lferr_CH_V1 ctg2864, whole genome shotgun sequence genome:
- the LOC132043826 gene encoding uncharacterized protein LOC132043826, translating into MKEQVKCLSYSINVSWHSIKGLETDRREMGCWEHHVLSRIKLAQGLPKGSVEPKPEPTAEPAIPASEFDTARASRLIVAAEKRQRKPSAKGQKKKRPRSDVWTLRDESESDIIIRRVGAGPFIASVPEEETTILPSSTAEEGTSIPTPNTGGEEDVLFPIPLRSIEFIDISGDASPEVAPLVKRPRRSGPSSDTEADQRAESAPDNEAIMVTSPLPGGDQATTSEAPVSTEAAGAVPISPTPTSRSDNLEDMFSDIPSATREASGFGHLPIPRATRAASRSTKTGARDSLSVVLVNEGFVRAQHEVDDLKGQLDAQGRETEKFQLLPQEKEDQLSRAAALPNLQSELEASKAENLRLKAELADMIEKNRLLEADNFGLNRDNANFITRLGELEAIISQLRSELDSIKADAVRMAEGHHQLESESANDKEKLKVADEKAKTRARISDELKSKLEEATEANDVLQAEFESANQIRIALLEERSELEAKLKKAEANLEESLKDMETAEARSTILIEYERWKLRRVTLEQIEKGLGDLQARILEAKESP; encoded by the exons GCTTACCCAAGGGCTCGGTGGAGCCAAAACCCGAACCAACGGCCGAGCCTGCCATACCGGCTTCTGAATTTGATACGGCAAGGGCATCCCGGCTCATTGTTGCAGCCGAAAAAAGACAGAGAAAGCCCTCGGCCAAAGGGCAAAAAAAGAAGAGGCCGAGAAGTGATGTTTGGACCCTGAGGGATGAATCCGAGTCCGATATTATTATTCGCAGGGTTGGTGCGGGCCCCTTCATCGCCTCTGTTCCAGAGGAAGAAACTACCATTCTGCCCTCATCTACAGCTGAGGAAGGAACTTCCATCCCGACCCCGAACACAGGTGGGGAAGAAGATGTTCTTTTTCCGATTCCTCTAAGGTCCATTGAATTCATCGACATTTCAGGTGATGCTTCGCCCGAAGTGGCACCCTTGGTGAAGAGGCCTAGAAGATCTGGCCCGTCTTCGGATACCGAGGCTGATCAAAGGGCTGAATCAGCTCCGGACAACGAGGCTATAATGGTTACCAGCCCACTGCCCGGTGGCGACCAAGCTACTACATCCGAGGCACCCGTATCTACCGAGGCTGCTGGAGCCGTTCCGATTTCTCCTACTCCTACATCGAGGTCCGATAACCTGGAAGACATGTTCTCGGATATCCCTTCTGCAACCAGGGAAGCTTCTGGGTTTGGACACCTTCCTATTCCTCGGGCCACGAGGGCGGCTAGCCGGTCCACTAAAACGGGTGCGAGGGACTCCCTT AGTGTTGTGCTCGTTAATGAGGGCTTTGTCCGTGCCCAACATGAGGTTGATGACTTAAAGGGTCAGTTGGATGCCCAGGGCCGAGAAACGGAGAAGTTCCAGCTCCTCCCGCAGGAGAAAGAAGATCAGCTGAGCCGGGCCGCTGCTCTTCCCAACCTTCAATCCGAGCTCGAAGCCTCAAAGGCCGAAAACCTTCGCTTGAAGGCCGAGTTGGCCGATATGATTGAAAAAAACAGGCTCCTTGAGGCGGATAATTTCGGTCTTAACCGAGACAATGCCAATTTTATTACGAGGCTTGGTGAACTCGAGGCCATTATTTCTCAACTTCGGAGTGAACTTGACTCGATCAAGGCTGATGCCGTGAGGATGGCAGAAGGGCATCACCAGCTTGAATCCGAGAGTGCTAATGACAAGGAGAAACTGAAGGTGGCCGACGAGAAAGCCAAGACTCGAGCTCGGATTAGTGACGAGCTCAAGAGCAAGCTCGAGGAGGCTACTGAGGCCAATGATGTGCTTCAGGCTGAGTTTGAATCGGCTAATCAAATTCGAATAGCTCTTCTTGAAGAGAGATCCGAACTAGAGGCTAAATTGAAAAAAGCCGAGGCCAACCTAGAAGAGTCTCTTAAAGACATGGAGACTGCCGAGGCTCGTTCTACGATTCTGATCGAGTATGAGCGGTGGAAATTACGGAGGGTTACCCTCGAACAGATTGAAAAAGGGTTAGGGGACCTCCAGGCCCGGATACTCGAAGCCAAAGAAAGCCCTTGA